The Roseibaca calidilacus genome has a window encoding:
- the prmC gene encoding peptide chain release factor N(5)-glutamine methyltransferase: MRAAELLADGIARLRAAGLDGAAGDARVLLAYALDIPRDRLTLAMGDDVSTPAQHRFQTAITARAAYRPVAQIIGRRAFFGRDFAVTPDVLDPRPDTETLIEAALEQPFSRLLDLGTGSGAIALTLLAERPDAQAVAVDLSQPALKVAARNAKALGLSSRVTFLRSDWFGAVGGVFDLIVSNPPYIGVPELADLSRDVRDYEPRMALVPTDDDGSGLAAYRVICAQAQNYLRPGGWLRVEIGYRQGAAVQALFTEAGFDHVSLRKDLSGHARVVSGQAPLGQSPSEL, translated from the coding sequence ATGCGTGCCGCTGAGCTGCTGGCCGACGGCATCGCCCGCCTGCGCGCGGCTGGGCTGGACGGGGCCGCGGGCGATGCGCGTGTGCTTTTGGCCTATGCGCTGGACATCCCACGCGATCGGCTGACATTGGCGATGGGCGATGACGTATCTACCCCGGCGCAACACCGCTTCCAGACCGCGATCACAGCGCGCGCGGCCTACCGGCCCGTGGCGCAGATTATTGGGCGGCGCGCCTTTTTCGGGCGTGACTTCGCCGTCACCCCCGATGTGCTGGACCCCCGCCCCGATACCGAAACCCTGATAGAGGCCGCGTTGGAGCAGCCGTTTTCGCGCCTTCTGGACCTTGGCACAGGGTCCGGGGCCATTGCGCTGACGCTGCTGGCCGAACGCCCCGATGCGCAGGCGGTTGCGGTGGACCTGTCACAACCCGCGTTGAAGGTCGCAGCCCGCAACGCAAAAGCCCTTGGGCTATCAAGCCGGGTCACGTTTCTGCGCTCGGACTGGTTTGGCGCGGTTGGCGGCGTCTTTGATCTGATCGTGTCGAACCCGCCCTATATCGGGGTGCCCGAATTGGCCGATCTGTCCCGCGATGTGCGCGACTACGAACCGCGCATGGCCTTGGTTCCCACGGATGATGATGGCTCTGGGCTGGCCGCTTACCGCGTCATTTGCGCACAGGCGCAGAATTACCTGCGGCCCGGCGGCTGGCTGCGCGTTGAAATCGGCTATCGGCAGGGCGCTGCCGTTCAGGCGCTTTTCACAGAGGCTGGTTTTGACCATGTCAGCCTGCGCAAGGACCTGTCGGGCCATGCCCGTGTCGTGTCAGGGCAGGCCCCGCTGGGCCAGTCGCCCTCAGAACTATGA